A part of Aegilops tauschii subsp. strangulata cultivar AL8/78 chromosome 2, Aet v6.0, whole genome shotgun sequence genomic DNA contains:
- the LOC109774283 gene encoding uncharacterized protein isoform X1, protein MSHVLDKSNVDHGASAPARLSGNPVEVPEGLAAKLKDIISKAAMRGNYSAEPQPEVEPNVDEVGADGASEETDSDDLGVSINEIDSSQTVSSFTQTPATPEAVQRMKDLYFAVMRLRKDKNKKYVPNDLYFAVMRLRKDKNKKDEVLFENAFCKATVKQVAEFFRVGGMLNTAVAAVGIFLLHSKYQNSSKMVAPFHISQSIWKGSFDNRHLIRFFSAYADEPLDKKDIVLFGVFDPPATREGAGHYCVVALNIKHRRFELLDSWHLPGTESGIRVINRMAKNIKQLWRNGSSERKKKKLDPANIDHFRLQHAVVPQQENPTDCGFFMNELLETYDDESYVKEICPRGNNKVIIYFLIS, encoded by the exons ATGTCTCATGTGCTAGACAAATCAAATGTTGACCATGGTGCATCTGCTCCTGCGAGACTTTCAGGGAATCCTGTAGAAGTTCCCGAGGGGTTAGCTGCAAAGCTGAAAGATATAATTTCAAAAGCTGCGATGCGCGGTAATTATAGTGCTGAGCCTCAGCCTGAAGTTGAACCCAACGTTGACGAAGTTGGTGCTGATGGCGCTTCTGAGGAGACAGATAGTGATGACTTGGGAGTGTCAATAAATGAGATAG ATTCATCTCAAACAGTCTCCAGTTTTACGCAAACCCCGGCCACACCTGAAGCGGTGCAACGCATGAAGGACTTATACTTTGCTGTTATGAGGTTAAGGAAGGACAAGAATAAAAAGTATGTACCAAACGACTTATACTTTGCTGTTATGAGGTTAAGGAAGGACAAGAATAAAAA GGATGAGGTGCTGTTTGAGAATGCGTTTTGCAAAGCAACTGTCAAGCAGGTTGCTGAGTTTTTCAGAGTTGGTGGCATGCTGAACACTGCGGTTGCTGCTGTAGGAATTTTTCTTCTTCATTCGAAATACCAAAATTCTTCTAAGATGGTGGCTCCATTTCATATTTCG CAATCTATCTGGAAGGGGTCCTTTGATAATAGGCACTTGATCAGATTTTTCTCTGCCTATGCCGATGAGCCGCTGGATAAGAAGGATATTGTACTCTTTGGTGTCTTTGACCCTCCAGCTACCAGGGAAGGTGCGGGGCACTATTGTGTAGTTGCGCTAAACATTAAGCATCGTCGTTTTGAGCTGCTTGATTCTTGGCACCTTCCCGGTACTGAGAGTGGCATAAGGGTCATAAACAGGATGGCGAAGAACATTAAGCAGCTTTGGAGGAATGGCTCGTCTGAGCGCAAGAAGAAGAAGTTGGATCCGGCAAACATTGACCATTTCCGTTTGCAACATGCCGTTGTGCCCCAGCAGGAAAACCC TACCGATTGTGGTTTTTTCATGAATGAACTGCTGGAGACATATGATGATGAGAgttatgtgaaggaaatatgccctaggggcaataataaagttattatttattttcttatatcatga
- the LOC109774283 gene encoding uncharacterized protein isoform X2 has translation MSHVLDKSNVDHGASAPARLSGNPVEVPEGLAAKLKDIISKAAMRGNYSAEPQPEVEPNVDEVGADGASEETDSDDLGVSINEIDSSQTVSSFTQTPATPEAVQRMKDLYFAVMRLRKDKNKKDEVLFENAFCKATVKQVAEFFRVGGMLNTAVAAVGIFLLHSKYQNSSKMVAPFHISQSIWKGSFDNRHLIRFFSAYADEPLDKKDIVLFGVFDPPATREGAGHYCVVALNIKHRRFELLDSWHLPGTESGIRVINRMAKNIKQLWRNGSSERKKKKLDPANIDHFRLQHAVVPQQENPTDCGFFMNELLETYDDESYVKEICPRGNNKVIIYFLIS, from the exons ATGTCTCATGTGCTAGACAAATCAAATGTTGACCATGGTGCATCTGCTCCTGCGAGACTTTCAGGGAATCCTGTAGAAGTTCCCGAGGGGTTAGCTGCAAAGCTGAAAGATATAATTTCAAAAGCTGCGATGCGCGGTAATTATAGTGCTGAGCCTCAGCCTGAAGTTGAACCCAACGTTGACGAAGTTGGTGCTGATGGCGCTTCTGAGGAGACAGATAGTGATGACTTGGGAGTGTCAATAAATGAGATAG ATTCATCTCAAACAGTCTCCAGTTTTACGCAAACCCCGGCCACACCTGAAGCGGTGCAACGCATGAAGGACTTATACTTTGCTGTTATGAGGTTAAGGAAGGACAAGAATAAAAA GGATGAGGTGCTGTTTGAGAATGCGTTTTGCAAAGCAACTGTCAAGCAGGTTGCTGAGTTTTTCAGAGTTGGTGGCATGCTGAACACTGCGGTTGCTGCTGTAGGAATTTTTCTTCTTCATTCGAAATACCAAAATTCTTCTAAGATGGTGGCTCCATTTCATATTTCG CAATCTATCTGGAAGGGGTCCTTTGATAATAGGCACTTGATCAGATTTTTCTCTGCCTATGCCGATGAGCCGCTGGATAAGAAGGATATTGTACTCTTTGGTGTCTTTGACCCTCCAGCTACCAGGGAAGGTGCGGGGCACTATTGTGTAGTTGCGCTAAACATTAAGCATCGTCGTTTTGAGCTGCTTGATTCTTGGCACCTTCCCGGTACTGAGAGTGGCATAAGGGTCATAAACAGGATGGCGAAGAACATTAAGCAGCTTTGGAGGAATGGCTCGTCTGAGCGCAAGAAGAAGAAGTTGGATCCGGCAAACATTGACCATTTCCGTTTGCAACATGCCGTTGTGCCCCAGCAGGAAAACCC TACCGATTGTGGTTTTTTCATGAATGAACTGCTGGAGACATATGATGATGAGAgttatgtgaaggaaatatgccctaggggcaataataaagttattatttattttcttatatcatga
- the LOC109774283 gene encoding uncharacterized protein isoform X3: MSHVLDKSNVDHGASAPARLSGNPVEVPEGLAAKLKDIISKAAMRGNYSAEPQPEVEPNVDEVGADGASEETDSDDLGVSINEIDSSQTVSSFTQTPATPEAVQRMKDLYFAVMRLRKDKNKKYVPNDLYFAVMRLRKDKNKKDEVLFENAFCKATVKQVAEFFRVGGMLNTAVAAVGIFLLHSKYQNSSKMVAPFHISQSIWKGSFDNRHLIRFFSAYADEPLDKKDIVLFGVFDPPATREGAGHYCVVALNIKHRRFELLDSWHLPGTESGIRVINRMAKNIKQLWRNGSSERKKKKLDPANIDHFRLQHAVVPQQENP, translated from the exons ATGTCTCATGTGCTAGACAAATCAAATGTTGACCATGGTGCATCTGCTCCTGCGAGACTTTCAGGGAATCCTGTAGAAGTTCCCGAGGGGTTAGCTGCAAAGCTGAAAGATATAATTTCAAAAGCTGCGATGCGCGGTAATTATAGTGCTGAGCCTCAGCCTGAAGTTGAACCCAACGTTGACGAAGTTGGTGCTGATGGCGCTTCTGAGGAGACAGATAGTGATGACTTGGGAGTGTCAATAAATGAGATAG ATTCATCTCAAACAGTCTCCAGTTTTACGCAAACCCCGGCCACACCTGAAGCGGTGCAACGCATGAAGGACTTATACTTTGCTGTTATGAGGTTAAGGAAGGACAAGAATAAAAAGTATGTACCAAACGACTTATACTTTGCTGTTATGAGGTTAAGGAAGGACAAGAATAAAAA GGATGAGGTGCTGTTTGAGAATGCGTTTTGCAAAGCAACTGTCAAGCAGGTTGCTGAGTTTTTCAGAGTTGGTGGCATGCTGAACACTGCGGTTGCTGCTGTAGGAATTTTTCTTCTTCATTCGAAATACCAAAATTCTTCTAAGATGGTGGCTCCATTTCATATTTCG CAATCTATCTGGAAGGGGTCCTTTGATAATAGGCACTTGATCAGATTTTTCTCTGCCTATGCCGATGAGCCGCTGGATAAGAAGGATATTGTACTCTTTGGTGTCTTTGACCCTCCAGCTACCAGGGAAGGTGCGGGGCACTATTGTGTAGTTGCGCTAAACATTAAGCATCGTCGTTTTGAGCTGCTTGATTCTTGGCACCTTCCCGGTACTGAGAGTGGCATAAGGGTCATAAACAGGATGGCGAAGAACATTAAGCAGCTTTGGAGGAATGGCTCGTCTGAGCGCAAGAAGAAGAAGTTGGATCCGGCAAACATTGACCATTTCCGTTTGCAACATGCCGTTGTGCCCCAGCAGGAAAACCCGTAA